Proteins encoded within one genomic window of uncultured Desulfobacter sp.:
- a CDS encoding formate dehydrogenase accessory protein FdhE, translating to METLSQTRIILSTMERLNSRAHLPADLSALLGKTALLQAKNTGVLELDLSGIPLSQVPVCSPLDFSLDIKNFEALIARIMEAILEARDIMPPSVVNAVVQIQGVVGKKELSLEQAWNEIRIRFAGDDFSGTVLKTWEAQTPEAPSALPFLVMAAAAPSLQAVGRALAEAKGIDPEQIHTSGACPVCGSPPYMLELRGKEGQRFAHCSFCRFTYRIRRVACACCNIDKADQLTGFTAEGEPGFRVETCAECNTYIKTIDFRELDREAFAPLNDLESLPLDMLAANHGYKRMALSAWCI from the coding sequence ATGGAAACGTTAAGCCAAACAAGAATCATCCTCAGCACCATGGAGCGATTGAATTCCCGGGCGCATCTGCCTGCTGATCTTTCAGCACTTTTGGGAAAAACTGCCTTGCTTCAGGCAAAAAACACAGGCGTTCTTGAGCTTGATTTGTCAGGTATCCCTCTTTCACAAGTTCCGGTCTGTTCTCCCTTGGATTTCTCCCTGGATATAAAAAATTTCGAAGCCCTGATTGCCCGGATCATGGAGGCGATCCTTGAGGCCAGGGACATCATGCCTCCTTCTGTGGTTAATGCTGTGGTTCAGATTCAAGGGGTTGTTGGAAAAAAAGAACTTTCGTTGGAACAGGCCTGGAACGAGATCCGGATCCGTTTTGCCGGCGATGATTTTTCAGGGACTGTTTTAAAAACATGGGAAGCGCAAACCCCTGAAGCACCATCTGCCCTGCCCTTTCTTGTCATGGCCGCTGCTGCGCCAAGCCTTCAAGCAGTAGGACGTGCCCTGGCCGAGGCCAAAGGAATTGATCCGGAACAGATCCATACCAGCGGTGCCTGCCCCGTGTGCGGTAGCCCGCCCTATATGCTGGAACTTCGGGGAAAAGAGGGGCAAAGATTTGCCCACTGTTCCTTTTGCAGATTCACCTACCGAATCAGGCGGGTGGCCTGTGCCTGCTGCAACATTGACAAGGCCGATCAATTAACCGGCTTTACGGCGGAAGGCGAACCCGGATTCCGGGTGGAGACCTGCGCCGAGTGCAATACCTATATAAAAACAATTGATTTTCGGGAACTTGACCGAGAAGCTTTTGCCCCACTGAATGACCTTGAATCCCTGCCCCTGGACATGCTTGCCGCAAATCACGGCTACAAGCGTATGGCTTTGTCGGCATGGTGTATTTAA